The sequence ATCGGGTCCCCGGCATTCCTGTCTCATCGCGACGGATTGGACACCGTATCCTTCCCATCTTTCCGTACTTCACGCCCGATGTGGAAAACCTTCCGTGTGAGCCATTGAATGCAATCGTCCGGTCCCTCAGGCGAAAGCGCTGAATGACAGAAAAGGATTCAAAGACAGGAAAGGGAGAACAACGATGGATTTCATTCTGAACGAAGACCAGAAAATGCTCAGGGACACGGTGCGCCGGATCGCGGAGGAGAAGTTCGCCCCCCTCGCCGCGGAGATCGACGAGAAGGAGATCTTCCCTTC comes from Syntrophaceae bacterium and encodes:
- a CDS encoding acyl-CoA dehydrogenase — encoded protein: MDFILNEDQKMLRDTVRRIAEEKFAPLAAEIDEKEIFPS